Proteins encoded within one genomic window of Thunnus albacares chromosome 13, fThuAlb1.1, whole genome shotgun sequence:
- the slc7a3a gene encoding cationic amino acid transporter 3a produces MASKLSNFGKTLLRRRALDCSGEETRFARCLSTLDLIALGVGSTLGAGVYVLAGEVAREKAGPAIVLCFLIAALSSMLAGLCYAEFGARVPKTGSAYLYSYVTVGEIWAFITGWNLILSYVIGTASVARAWSSTFDNLVEQKISGFFKASMAMKVPGQVLAEYPDLFALILVLLLTGLLAFGVSESALVNKIFTGINLVVLGFVIISGFVKGDSANWNLKEEDYISFINQTNSSRPYKVEEEFGVGGFSPFGLTGVMSGAATCFYAFVGFDCIATTSEEAKNPMRSIPVGIVASLLICFFAYFGVSAALTMMMPYYQLNTQSPLPEAFTYVGWAPARYIVAVGSLCALSTSLLGSMFPMPRVIYAMAEDGLLFRVLSRMNPRTKTPLLATIASGIVASLMAFLFDLAALVDLMSIGTLLAYSLVAICVLILRYQPGSLTSSSQTEKLVELVEGEKVAVSGGDSGDEYGMETEERPLREAFTAKLLFCPSGKTPTQTSGNIVYATTAIISVLMVILCVILANNLPQLLSGNAAVVVPCVILTLLCSVCVIIIWRQPESKEALTFKVPLLPWLPLFSVFVNIYLMMQLDLGTWCRFTVWMIIGFAIYFFYGIRNSSEAANRLNTRKYEPALQPKSPIYKGAPDDSDVEAGSSP; encoded by the exons ATGGCCAGCAAGCTGTCCAACTTTGGAAAGACCCTGCTGCGTCGCCGGGCATTAGACTGCTCTGGTGAAGAGACCAGATTCGCACGCTGCCTGTCCACCCTGGACCTCATCGCCTTGGGGGTGGGCTCCACACTCGGCGCCGGCGTCTACGTCCTCGCTGGCGAGGTCGCACGAGAGAAGGCGGGACCCGCTATCGTCCTCTGCTTCCTCATCGCCGCGCTGTCCTCCATGTTGGCCGGCCTGTGCTACGCTGAATTTGGCGCCCGTGTCCCCAAGACAGGCTCCGCGTACCTGTACAGCTACGTGACAGTCGGAGAGATCTGGGCCTTCATCACAGGATGGAACCTCATCCTCTCCTATGTGATAG gtACGGCGAGTGTGGCGAGGGCGTGGAGCTCAACCTTTGACAACTTGGTAGAACAGAAGATCTCTGGCTTCTTTAAAGCCTCCATGGCAATGAAGGTACCAGGGCAAGTGCTGGCAGAGTACCCCGACCTGTTCGCCCTCATTCTGGTCCTGCTGCTCACTG GACTTCTGGCCTTTGGCGTGAGTGAGTCAGCGTTGGTGAATAAGATCTTCACAGGCATTAACCTGGTGGTCCTGGGCTTCGTTATCATCTCTGGCTTCGTTAAAGGGGATTCGGCCAACTGGAACCTCAAAGAGGAAGACTACATCAGCTTCATAAACcaaaccaacagcagcaggccTTACAA AGTTGAGGAGGAATTTGGTGTTGGTGGTTTTTCTCCATTTGGCCTCACTGGTGTCATGTCTGGTGCTGCCACCTGCTTCTACGCCTTTGTGGGTTTCGACTGCATCGCAACAACAA GTGAAGAAGCCAAGAATCCCATGCGTTCCATACCTGTAGGCATCGTGGCCTCGCTGCTGATCTGCTTCTTCGCCTACTTTGGCGTGTCTGCTGCTCTGACCATGATGATGCCATACTACCAGCTCAACACCCAGAGTCCTCTGCCCGAGGCCTTCACCTATGTGGGCTGGGCTCCTGCCAGATACATCGTGGCCGTGGGCTCTCTCTGTGCTCTGTCCACCag CCTCCTGGGCTCTATGTTTCCCATGCCCCGCGTTATCTACGCCATGGCGGAGGACGGGCTGCTGTTCCGTGTTCTGTCCAGGATGAACCCTCGTACCAAGACTCCTCTCCTGGCTACCATCGCTTCTGGCATCGTTGCTT CTCTAATGGCCTTCCTGTTCGACCTGGCAGCTCTGGTTGACCTCATGTCCATTGGAACTCTGTTGGCATATTCATTAGTGGCCATTTGTGTTCTCATCCTCAG GTACCAGCCAGGCAGCCTGACTTCGTCCAGCCAGACAGAGAAGCTGGTGGAGCTGGTGGAAGGGGAGAAGGTGGCTGTAAGTGGAGGGGACAGCGGTGACGAATACGGGATGGAGACGGAGGAGAGGCCGCTCCGAGAGGCCTTCACTGCCAAGCTGCTCTTCTGCCCGAGTGGAAAGACCCCAACACAGACGTCTGGGAACATTGTCTACGCTACCACCGCTATTATTT ctgttcTTATGGTTATACTGTGTGTCATACTGGCCAACAATCTCCCGCAGCTTCTATCTGGGAATGCAGCCGTGGTGGTGCCCTGTGTCATTTTGACTCTGCTCTGTAGCGTCTGCGTCATCATCATCTGGAGGCAGCCTGAGAGCAAAGAGGCTCTCACCTTCAAG GTCCCTCTGCTCCCCTGGTTGCCCCTGTTCAGTGTTTTCGTCAACATCTACCTCATGATGCAGCTGGACCTGGGTACATGGTGCCGCTTCACCGTCTGGATGATTATCG GTTTCGCCATCTACTTCTTCTATGGTATTAGGAACAGCAGTGAAGCTGCCAACAGGTTAAACACTCGCAAATATGAGCCCGCGCTGCAGCCCAAGAGCCCGATTTACAAAGGCGCTCCCGATGACAGCGATGTGGAAGCGGGCAGCAGCCCCTGA
- the snx12 gene encoding sorting nexin-12 isoform X2 — MSEPAVADTRRLNSKPQDLTDAYGPPSNFLEIDVYDPQIVGVGRNRYTTYEVRMRTNLPIFKLKDSCVRRRYSDFEWLKNELERDSKIVVPPLPGKALKRQLPFRGDEGLFEESFIEERRSGLEQFINRIAGHPLAQNERCLHMFLQEESIDRNYIPGKV, encoded by the exons ATGTCAGAGCCTGCGGTGGCCGACACTCGCCGGTTGAATTCAAAGCCCCAGGACCTGACGGATGCTTACGGCCCCCCCAGCAATTTCCTGGAAATAGACGTTTATGATCCACAAATCGTTGGAGTTGGACGAAACCGTTACACAACTTATGAAGTTCGCATGCGG ACAAACCTTCCCATTTTCAAACTGAAGGATTCCTGTGTGAGAAGAAGATACAGTGACTTTGAGTGGTTAAAGAATGAGCTGGAAAGAGACAGTAAG ATTGTAGTACCACCTCTGCCGGGTAAAGCCCTGAAGAGACAGTTGCCATTCCGCGGAGATGAAGGCCTTTTTGAGGAGTCCTTCATTGAGGAGCGACGATCGGGCCTGGAGCAGTTCATCAACAG AATTGCAGGTCACCCCTTGGCCCAGAACGAGCGCTGTCTTCACATGTTTCTGCAAGAGGAAAGCATTGACCGTAACTACATTCCCGGAAAA GTATGA
- the snx12 gene encoding sorting nexin-12 isoform X1 codes for MSEPAVADTRRLNSKPQDLTDAYGPPSNFLEIDVYDPQIVGVGRNRYTTYEVRMRTNLPIFKLKDSCVRRRYSDFEWLKNELERDSKIVVPPLPGKALKRQLPFRGDEGLFEESFIEERRSGLEQFINRIAGHPLAQNERCLHMFLQEESIDRNYIPGKVRH; via the exons ATGTCAGAGCCTGCGGTGGCCGACACTCGCCGGTTGAATTCAAAGCCCCAGGACCTGACGGATGCTTACGGCCCCCCCAGCAATTTCCTGGAAATAGACGTTTATGATCCACAAATCGTTGGAGTTGGACGAAACCGTTACACAACTTATGAAGTTCGCATGCGG ACAAACCTTCCCATTTTCAAACTGAAGGATTCCTGTGTGAGAAGAAGATACAGTGACTTTGAGTGGTTAAAGAATGAGCTGGAAAGAGACAGTAAG ATTGTAGTACCACCTCTGCCGGGTAAAGCCCTGAAGAGACAGTTGCCATTCCGCGGAGATGAAGGCCTTTTTGAGGAGTCCTTCATTGAGGAGCGACGATCGGGCCTGGAGCAGTTCATCAACAG AATTGCAGGTCACCCCTTGGCCCAGAACGAGCGCTGTCTTCACATGTTTCTGCAAGAGGAAAGCATTGACCGTAACTACATTCCCGGAAAAGTACGACACTAG